One genomic region from Spodoptera frugiperda isolate SF20-4 chromosome 21, AGI-APGP_CSIRO_Sfru_2.0, whole genome shotgun sequence encodes:
- the LOC118280454 gene encoding zinc finger protein 729-like, with the protein MSEIWNLSTLCRCCHADGHFKSLNLPYQGKTNVEIYENMLKDTLGITVSRPPLEASYTICDDCIVKLRDATDFKTQVLACEQQFKEYCQNEQFVSRSDVKIEAESETSSCHGNDDHENHFNADDDEYKVIIENPTPVIKKEHMIEIDISDNVDEVKEEKPGDTYIEVPVISYTGNNKPLVKDDKVLNCTASKKPLKVGDKALKNTVPVKKLKTRNKNEATIIHRPYIIQEKRGKLSKYSCKECGASFNTIKLIGDHLVKDHKAIFKCEYCPKVLKSFETLLKHVYNHGNKKNYRKECPRCPREFTTKDSFREHMQLHFSHSRNPVCDICKKRFKNKRILSIHINLHYGTNKKVLCDICGWGFNDKTNLKAHINTVHLKLKPFKCKLCNKAYPTKRSFRDHVNRHSGKQKLYACDTCSWKTHHEKRLQVHILRHSNKFMCKICPEIFNDINSRKKHVLECHFPKYQCNICGLDLSSQFCLDRHVEIHNGIKKFDCEICGMKFSQRSGLTRHNIRFHGPKANDSIVKTKCEICKRSFKNIEVHMERHRVRNFKCEICGQAYASNSTLNRHKAQKHFGRSFYCEICNKKYLQKSKLNTHMFKVHGIKVENKLRIVIEKTETNSGDSS; encoded by the exons ATGTCTGAAATATGGAATCTAAGTACGTTATGCCGCTGTTGTCACGCCGATGGTCACTTCAAGAGCCTAAATTTACCGTACCAAGGTAAAACAAATGTcgaaatatatgaaaatatgcTAAAGGACACTTTGGGGATtaca GTATCTAGACCGCCATTAGAAGCAAGTTATACAATATGTGATGACTGTATCGTCAAACTGAGAGATGCAACGGACTTCAAGACACAAGTACTGGCGTGTGAACAACAGTTCAAGGAGTATTGTCAAA aTGAACAATTCGTATCACGCTCCGATGTTAAGATAGAGGCTGAGTCGGAAACCAGTAGTTGCCATGGCAACGATGATCATGAGAATCATT tcaatgctgatgatgatgaatataaaGTCATTATTGAAAATCCAACACCAGTCATTAAAAAGG aacACATGATAGAGATTGATATCAGTGATAACGTAGATGAAGTTAAGGAAG AAAAACCCGGTGACACTTATATTGAAGTCCCAGTAATCAGTTATACAGGAAATAATAAACCTTTAGTAAAAGACGATAAGGTGTTAAATTGTACAGCAagtaaaaaacctttaaaagtTGGCGATAAGGCTTTAAAAAACACAGTACCAGTCAAAAAACTgaaaactagaaataaaaatgaag CTACTATTATACATAGACCATACATCATTCAAGAGAAAAGAGGAAAACTATCAAAATACTCCTGCAAGGAATGCGGAGCATCTTTTAATACTATAAAACTCATAGGTGACCATTTGGTCAAAGACCATAAGGCCATATTCAAGTGCGAATACTGCCCCAAAGTCCTAAAATCATTTGAAACGTTACTAAAACATGTATACAATCATGGTAATAAGAAAAATTATAGGAAAGAGTGTCCTCGGTGTCCAAGAGAATTTACTACTAAAGACAGTTTTAGAGAACATATGCAGTTGCATTTTTCTCACAGCAGGAATCCAGTATGCGATATTTGTAAAAAGAGATTTAAAAACAAGAGGATTTTGTCCATACACATTAACCTACACTATGGGACTAATAAGAAAGTTCTATGTGATATTTGCGGTTGGGGATTCAACGATAAAACCAATTTGAAAGCTCATATTAACACCGTACATTTGAAACTTAAGCCTTTTAAATGTAAGTTGTGCAATAAGGCGTACCCAACAAAACGCAGTTTTCGGGATCATGTGAATAGACATTCGGGTAAACAGAAACTATACGCCTGTGACACTTGTAGTTGGAAAACACACCACGAAAAGAGGTTGCAAGTTCACATTTTAAGACACTCAAACAAATTCATGTGTAAAATCTGTCCGGagatttttaatgatataaattCTAGGAAAAAACATGTCTTGGAATGCCATTTTCCGAAATACCAATGCAACATTTGTGGGTTGGATCTGTCCAGCCAATTTTGTTTGGATAGACACGTAGAGATACATAATGGAATCAAGAAATTTGATTGCGAAATTTGCGGCATGAAATTCTCGCAGCGATCGGGCTTAACTAGGCATAATATTCGCTTTCATGGCCCAAAAGCTAATGATAGTATAGTGAAAACGAAATGCGAGATTTGCAAACGTAGTTTCAAAAATATAGAGGTTCATATGGAAAGGCATCGGGTAAGGAACTTTAAATGCGAGATTTGTGGGCAAGCGTACGCTAGCAATAGCACTCTAAACCGCCACAAAGCCCAAAAACATTTTGGGAGATCTTTCTATTGCGagatttgcaataaaaagtatttgcAGAAATCCAAATTGAATACTCATATGTTTAAAGTACATGGgattaaggttgaaaataagCTACGGATTGTTATTGAAAAGACGGAGACAAATAGTGGGGATTCTAGCTAA